A genomic stretch from Cloacibacterium caeni includes:
- a CDS encoding IS3 family transposase (programmed frameshift) gives MSTKKKISKIPIAPQIYSEAFKRQVVSEFERGLFTKAELRRRYNIQGNSCLPRWLKKYGKFTYEDKLTIGRPMKDPQQQRIKELEAQLAKKEEELKVFKRFIEIAERELKIDIGKKVWFQAVEEINVNSSLTIYELCELFGYTKQAFYKRKSKVKTPKYNSELLRSLVVTIRKQLPRTGGKKLYVMLQDEFIKHHISIGRDHFLDFLKAEYLQVPKVRRYYKTTNSRHWMKRYPNLISNFVLNRPEQVWVADITYLRTKEKTYYLHLLTDACSKKIVGYQLSDNLMSSTTVKALEMALINRETKNQLIHHSDRGLQYCSKEYTELLKKNNILISMTQEYDPYENAVAERVNGILKEEFGLHEIFENYQNLNKQVTQAITLYNNFRIHMSINMITPNQAHQQKTIQLKQWKKINRNRINSATI, from the exons ATGTCAACAAAAAAGAAAATTTCAAAAATTCCAATTGCCCCACAAATTTATAGCGAAGCATTTAAACGTCAAGTTGTAAGTGAATTTGAGAGGGGTTTATTTACTAAAGCAGAACTTCGAAGACGTTACAATATTCAAGGCAATAGTTGTCTACCAAGATGGTTAAAAAAATATGGTAAATTTACCTATGAAGATAAATTAACTATTGGTCGTCCTATGAAAGATCCTCAACAACAGCGTATAAAAGAGCTAGAGGCTCAATTAGCAAAAAAAGAAGAAGAATTAAAAGTATTCAAACGATTTATTGAAATAGCTGAACGTGAGCTTAAAATTGATATTG GTAAAAAAGTCTGGTTCCAAGCAGTTGAAGAAATAAATGTAAATAGTTCATTGACTATTTATGAGTTATGCGAACTGTTTGGATACACAAAACAAGCATTTTACAAGCGAAAGTCAAAGGTAAAAACGCCTAAATACAACTCAGAATTATTACGAAGTTTAGTAGTTACTATTCGTAAGCAATTACCCCGAACAGGTGGCAAGAAACTTTATGTAATGTTACAAGATGAATTTATAAAACATCATATATCAATTGGTCGGGATCATTTTTTAGATTTTTTAAAAGCAGAATATTTACAAGTACCTAAAGTTCGAAGATATTACAAAACAACAAACTCAAGACATTGGATGAAACGCTATCCAAATTTAATTAGCAATTTTGTACTTAACAGACCTGAGCAAGTTTGGGTTGCTGATATAACTTATTTACGAACAAAAGAGAAAACATACTATTTGCATTTACTCACTGATGCTTGTTCCAAGAAAATCGTTGGTTATCAACTGTCAGATAATTTAATGAGTTCAACTACAGTAAAAGCTTTAGAAATGGCTTTGATTAACAGGGAAACAAAAAATCAACTCATTCACCATTCTGATAGAGGTTTACAATATTGCAGTAAAGAGTATACCGAATTGTTAAAGAAAAACAATATTTTAATTAGTATGACGCAAGAATACGACCCGTATGAAAATGCAGTAGCAGAAAGAGTAAATGGAATTTTAAAAGAAGAATTTGGTTTACATGAAATATTTGAAAACTATCAAAATTTAAACAAACAAGTTACACAAGCCATAACTTTATACAACAATTTTAGAATACATATGTCAATTAATATGATAACTCCAAACCAAGCGCATCAACAAAAAACAATACAATTAAAACAATGGAAAAAAATAAATCGTAACAGAATTAATTCTGCTACGATTTAA
- a CDS encoding DoxX family protein, which yields MKTVYNILCILFGVGMIIFGANKFFNFMPTPKLTPEQLEMFGAFGKIGWLMPLIAITEIVGGLLVLLPKTRAVGALVMLPIIIGILAHHFHHDPAGIVPGLVFAVILLWILWENRKKYAQLMN from the coding sequence ATGAAAACAGTTTACAACATTTTATGCATTCTCTTCGGAGTGGGAATGATTATTTTCGGGGCAAATAAATTTTTCAACTTTATGCCAACACCAAAACTAACCCCAGAACAACTAGAAATGTTCGGTGCTTTTGGCAAAATTGGTTGGTTAATGCCTCTCATTGCGATTACAGAAATTGTAGGAGGACTTTTAGTATTACTTCCAAAAACGAGAGCAGTTGGCGCATTAGTTATGTTACCAATTATTATTGGGATTTTAGCGCATCATTTTCACCATGATCCTGCTGGAATTGTTCCAGGATTGGTTTTCGCGGTGATTTTACTTTGGATTTTGTGGGAAAACAGAAAAAAATATGCTCAACTGATGAACTGA
- a CDS encoding L-lactate MFS transporter: MQNSGKRWFIAVMATLVHLCLGTVYAWSFFQKTVSETFGWSNSETAWAFSLAIFMLGVTASWGGQNLQKFGPRKLALIGAFLYSFGYIISYFALQNESLWLLYFGYGIVGGIGLGLAYVTPVATVSKWFPDKQGLVTGMVVMGFGLGALLMSKLLAPIFLEYFEKDLAKTFLAIGITLLVLLPFFANFLNLPVEEKTTEISAEKLSASKEILSPNFIFIWLIFMFNVVAGMIFISFQSPLLQDLLKAENVNIDTATLEKSGATLIAISALFNGLGRFFWGSISDKLGRVTTFRLLLLIEMGVFASLIFIKSPVLFSVGVCLILLNYGGGFGALPSLIKDFFGTKLMPIVYGAALTAWGVGGILGPQITAYMKDHFSEDAGLYAYKVALVLIALGIGLSFFVKNKKAQ; encoded by the coding sequence ATGCAGAATTCGGGAAAAAGATGGTTTATTGCCGTAATGGCGACTTTAGTACATCTGTGTTTAGGAACAGTTTACGCGTGGAGTTTTTTCCAGAAAACCGTCTCCGAAACTTTTGGCTGGAGCAATTCAGAAACAGCTTGGGCATTTAGTTTAGCCATTTTCATGTTGGGGGTAACTGCAAGTTGGGGCGGACAAAATTTACAGAAATTTGGGCCGAGAAAATTAGCGTTAATAGGAGCATTTCTTTACTCTTTTGGTTATATTATTTCTTATTTCGCTTTGCAAAACGAGAGTTTGTGGTTGCTGTATTTCGGGTATGGAATTGTGGGCGGAATTGGTTTAGGTTTGGCTTATGTAACGCCAGTTGCTACGGTTTCTAAATGGTTTCCAGACAAACAAGGTTTGGTTACTGGAATGGTGGTAATGGGATTTGGATTGGGCGCATTGCTCATGTCGAAACTTCTCGCCCCGATTTTTTTAGAATATTTTGAAAAAGATTTAGCCAAAACTTTTCTTGCAATTGGAATTACTCTTTTGGTGCTTTTACCGTTTTTTGCCAATTTTCTAAATTTACCAGTAGAAGAAAAAACTACAGAAATTTCAGCCGAAAAATTAAGTGCTAGCAAAGAAATTCTCTCTCCAAATTTTATTTTCATTTGGTTGATTTTCATGTTTAATGTAGTTGCAGGAATGATTTTTATTTCGTTTCAATCTCCATTATTACAAGACTTATTGAAAGCCGAAAACGTAAATATTGACACCGCAACGCTAGAAAAAAGTGGAGCTACTTTAATTGCAATCAGTGCATTATTTAATGGTTTAGGAAGATTTTTCTGGGGAAGTATTTCAGATAAATTAGGAAGAGTAACCACTTTCAGATTATTACTTTTAATAGAAATGGGCGTTTTTGCTTCCTTGATTTTTATTAAATCTCCTGTTCTATTTTCTGTGGGTGTTTGTTTGATTTTACTGAATTATGGAGGAGGTTTCGGCGCTTTACCTTCTTTAATCAAAGATTTTTTTGGAACAAAACTGATGCCGATAGTTTACGGAGCAGCACTTACAGCTTGGGGAGTTGGAGGAATTTTAGGACCTCAAATTACCGCTTACATGAAAGACCATTTCTCTGAAGATGCAGGATTATATGCCTATAAAGTAGCTTTGGTTTTAATAGCTTTGGGAATTGGATTATCGTTTTTTGTGAAAAATAAAAAAGCGCAATAA
- a CDS encoding DUF4407 domain-containing protein → MENKTQTPDRNIPTKNGMYHQMNGFQKFLMMCSGSNIHILQKSPSEWNKYAGIGGIVLFTAVFATLSASYAMFTVFEDVWISSGFGILWGLMIFNLDRYIVSSIKKTGSFWNQFFMAVPRLILATFLGIVISKPLELKIFEKEVNKQLNTIIQRNKTELQKTMNGRILQQSGPFAEEKQKIQKQIATYQASYDSAAVELEKEILGTKTGLTSGKVGFGTNAKRKSELKEQRRKDLENYQKQMEPRLKYLDSQISGVYQNLQTEQKNSEQAENKFDGFAARLQALSELGDTNSIMALASFLIMMMFITLEISPVLVKLISSVGPYDYLLDKTENDYRLYSKEKIEKGNAATDFRIEDFKNNLGK, encoded by the coding sequence ATGGAAAATAAAACGCAAACTCCAGATAGAAATATTCCTACCAAAAATGGAATGTATCACCAAATGAACGGATTTCAGAAATTTCTGATGATGTGTTCTGGTTCTAATATTCATATTTTACAAAAATCGCCCAGCGAATGGAATAAATACGCAGGAATTGGCGGAATTGTACTTTTCACTGCTGTTTTTGCTACACTTTCAGCAAGTTATGCCATGTTTACCGTTTTCGAAGATGTTTGGATTTCCTCTGGATTTGGGATTTTATGGGGACTCATGATTTTTAATCTCGATAGATATATTGTCTCTTCCATCAAAAAAACGGGTAGTTTTTGGAATCAATTTTTCATGGCAGTTCCGCGTTTGATTTTGGCAACTTTTCTTGGAATTGTGATTTCAAAGCCTTTGGAATTGAAAATTTTTGAAAAAGAAGTCAATAAGCAACTCAATACCATTATTCAAAGAAATAAAACCGAATTGCAGAAAACCATGAACGGTAGAATTTTGCAACAATCTGGTCCTTTTGCAGAAGAAAAACAGAAAATTCAGAAACAAATTGCCACATATCAAGCTTCTTACGATTCTGCTGCGGTGGAGTTAGAAAAAGAAATTCTAGGAACAAAAACGGGTTTAACTTCAGGAAAAGTTGGCTTCGGAACGAATGCTAAAAGAAAATCTGAATTGAAAGAACAACGCAGAAAAGATTTAGAAAATTACCAAAAACAAATGGAGCCGAGATTGAAATATCTGGATTCTCAAATTTCTGGTGTGTATCAAAATCTACAAACCGAACAGAAAAATTCTGAACAAGCAGAAAATAAATTTGATGGTTTTGCTGCGAGATTACAAGCGCTTTCTGAATTGGGAGACACTAATTCCATTATGGCTCTTGCGTCATTTTTAATTATGATGATGTTTATTACGCTAGAAATTTCGCCTGTTTTGGTAAAATTAATTTCCTCAGTTGGACCTTATGATTATCTTCTCGATAAAACCGAAAACGATTACCGACTGTATTCTAAAGAAAAAATAGAAAAAGGAAATGCCGCTACAGATTTTAGAATAGAGGATTTTAAAAATAATTTAGGTAAATAA
- the ruvC gene encoding crossover junction endodeoxyribonuclease RuvC: MQAEKIILGIDPGTSVMGFGIISVHKGKMKLIAIEELVMKKEPNHETKLKRIFDKTLALIDEFHPDEVALEAPFFGKNVQSMLKLGRAQGVAMAASLHRDIPITEYSPKKVKMAITGNGNASKEQVAGMLQNLLAMKEFPTKYLDASDGLAVAVCHSFNLGKPENDKNYTGWASFLKQNPDRIK, translated from the coding sequence ATGCAAGCCGAAAAAATCATTTTGGGAATAGACCCGGGAACTTCTGTAATGGGTTTCGGAATAATTTCTGTTCATAAAGGAAAAATGAAACTCATTGCCATCGAAGAATTGGTAATGAAAAAAGAACCCAATCATGAAACGAAACTCAAAAGGATTTTTGACAAAACTTTAGCCTTGATTGATGAATTTCATCCAGACGAAGTTGCGCTAGAAGCTCCATTTTTCGGGAAAAACGTGCAATCTATGCTCAAACTAGGAAGAGCTCAAGGTGTGGCAATGGCTGCAAGTCTTCATCGTGATATTCCTATCACCGAATATTCTCCCAAAAAAGTAAAAATGGCGATTACGGGAAACGGAAACGCCAGCAAAGAACAAGTAGCAGGAATGCTACAAAATCTTCTTGCGATGAAAGAATTTCCCACCAAATATCTAGATGCTTCTGATGGTTTAGCAGTGGCGGTTTGTCACAGTTTCAATCTAGGAAAACCTGAAAATGATAAAAATTACACCGGTTGGGCAAGTTTTTTAAAACAAAATCCTGATAGAATTAAGTAA
- a CDS encoding fatty acid desaturase, with product MRGEQNIINDLKNWKELIKPYATPEVKLARKEVWKTVLPFGLLFIAAAIVYEFQFWGALGICFLAGLFLTRIFIIQHDCGHQSFFPDRTKNDRTGFLMSLMTCIPYKYWARSHNHHHAHQGQLDTRTIGDVTLLTVREYNELSNWGKIKYRIYRSVPVMFVLGPIYYIFIHNRIPFIKFKGWEKERLTLLRTNLYLLGFFAILGVILSLPTFDLIEGFKKLALLYIPILITFAFTAIWFFYMQHQHDPNYKAWKEDWQYLLAAIKGSSYYKLPKIFNFFTGNIGYHHIHHLAPKVPFYKLEKCSKENPIFQKYVTTITLLSSIKYAFYTLWDEENYRMITFRQLKTIPVKA from the coding sequence ATGAGAGGAGAACAAAACATCATTAACGACTTAAAAAACTGGAAGGAACTCATCAAACCTTATGCTACACCTGAAGTAAAATTAGCAAGAAAAGAGGTTTGGAAAACGGTTTTACCTTTCGGTTTGCTTTTTATAGCGGCAGCCATAGTTTATGAATTTCAATTTTGGGGCGCTTTAGGAATTTGCTTTTTGGCAGGATTATTTTTAACCAGAATTTTTATTATTCAGCATGATTGCGGACATCAATCTTTTTTTCCGGACAGAACTAAAAATGATAGAACAGGATTTCTAATGAGTTTGATGACGTGTATTCCTTACAAATATTGGGCGCGTTCTCATAATCATCATCACGCACATCAAGGTCAATTAGATACCAGAACCATCGGAGATGTTACTTTGTTGACGGTGAGAGAATACAACGAACTTTCTAATTGGGGAAAGATTAAATACAGAATTTATCGTTCCGTTCCTGTAATGTTTGTTTTGGGACCGATTTACTACATTTTTATTCACAACAGAATTCCTTTTATCAAATTTAAAGGTTGGGAAAAAGAGCGTTTAACACTGTTGAGAACCAATTTATACTTATTAGGATTTTTTGCCATTTTAGGAGTGATTTTAAGTTTGCCGACTTTTGACCTTATCGAAGGTTTTAAAAAATTGGCACTTTTATATATTCCTATCCTTATCACGTTTGCGTTTACGGCGATTTGGTTTTTTTACATGCAACATCAGCACGACCCAAATTACAAAGCATGGAAAGAAGATTGGCAATATCTTTTAGCAGCAATTAAAGGAAGTTCTTATTATAAATTGCCAAAAATTTTCAACTTTTTTACAGGAAATATTGGGTATCATCACATTCACCATTTGGCTCCGAAAGTTCCTTTCTATAAATTAGAAAAATGCAGCAAGGAGAATCCAATTTTCCAAAAATATGTGACGACTATTACGTTATTAAGCAGTATTAAATATGCATTTTATACACTCTGGGACGAAGAAAATTACAGAATGATTACTTTCAGACAACTGAAAACCATTCCCGTAAAAGCTTAA
- a CDS encoding MBL fold metallo-hydrolase has translation MNRKEFLTTSLGATLGVAILPQLWSCTSQRTVFEVLKSSKGDISKIRGNVSSFTNRGGTVGLLETKDSFVVIDSQFPDFIQPLIDSISQVKGKPIEFLCNTHHHGDHTAGNFAFKDLTQKIVAQKNVPELQKNAAELAKNVDKQVYANILFEDQYLIKSGGERVTAYHFGAGHTFGDAMYHFEKDNVVHMGDLMFINMIPVYRVKDGSNFRSWISVLEKAISTFDKDTLFIFGHAPDKSLTKGNLENLTEMRNFLEASADFIKKSLAEGKTTEQLTKNLVIPKFEHRKAMNKDFTKTFVEGIASQL, from the coding sequence ATGAATCGCAAAGAATTTCTTACCACTTCTCTTGGCGCAACTTTAGGCGTTGCTATTTTACCTCAATTATGGTCTTGTACTTCTCAGAGAACTGTTTTTGAAGTTTTAAAATCTTCAAAAGGGGACATTTCTAAAATAAGAGGAAATGTAAGCAGTTTCACCAATCGTGGCGGAACCGTAGGTTTGTTAGAAACCAAAGATTCATTTGTAGTTATTGATTCTCAATTTCCAGATTTTATTCAACCTTTAATTGACTCTATTTCTCAAGTCAAAGGAAAACCGATTGAGTTTCTTTGCAACACGCATCATCACGGAGATCACACTGCAGGAAATTTCGCTTTTAAAGATTTGACTCAAAAAATTGTGGCACAAAAGAATGTTCCAGAATTGCAGAAAAATGCAGCAGAACTCGCTAAAAATGTAGACAAACAAGTTTACGCCAATATTTTATTTGAAGACCAATATCTTATCAAATCTGGTGGAGAAAGAGTAACCGCTTATCATTTCGGAGCGGGACATACATTTGGAGATGCAATGTATCATTTCGAAAAAGACAATGTGGTTCACATGGGAGATTTAATGTTCATCAACATGATTCCTGTTTATCGCGTAAAAGATGGTTCTAATTTTAGAAGTTGGATTTCTGTTTTAGAAAAAGCTATTTCTACTTTTGATAAAGACACTTTATTTATTTTCGGACATGCTCCAGATAAATCTTTAACCAAAGGAAATCTAGAAAATCTCACCGAAATGAGAAATTTCTTAGAAGCAAGCGCAGATTTTATTAAAAAATCTCTCGCCGAAGGAAAAACCACAGAACAACTTACTAAAAATCTAGTAATTCCAAAATTTGAACACCGAAAAGCCATGAACAAAGATTTCACCAAAACCTTTGTAGAAGGAATTGCAAGTCAGTTGTAA
- a CDS encoding T9SS type A sorting domain-containing protein has translation MKTKLFSLILVLVFYSLPSQFLVNDSFETDALGTLPSGYTIKYNGTGTANQKVVNTVVKNGAQSLQLEGAGSWSAELYRTITFPQLVTVETFINVDLAANGLSAGIGIGDLNIGTWGTRVSRLEFTSSGGIRQIEITSYKGSFGPRYLLMVNYQPNTWYHIKIEHNLNTKKAKVYIDGNLMTGNYNSQDYTEFDLEPTVTPIHLQLLAGNAGTARAMFDDVKVYVTSALSVNDIPKNEGYLYLSESQNELILKNLKTPLEYNLYNASGKLIKKGEMKNTLNISELPKGVYIFTSSDASFSKKFLKTK, from the coding sequence ATGAAAACAAAATTATTTTCTCTGATTTTAGTGTTGGTTTTTTATTCTTTACCTTCTCAATTCTTGGTAAATGACAGTTTTGAAACTGATGCTTTAGGAACTTTACCTTCTGGTTACACCATTAAATATAACGGAACAGGAACTGCAAATCAAAAAGTGGTAAATACTGTAGTGAAAAATGGTGCACAATCTCTACAACTAGAAGGAGCAGGTAGCTGGTCTGCGGAACTCTATAGAACAATTACTTTTCCACAATTGGTAACGGTAGAAACTTTTATTAATGTAGATTTAGCCGCAAATGGCCTTTCTGCGGGAATTGGAATTGGAGATTTAAACATAGGAACTTGGGGAACTAGAGTTTCAAGATTAGAGTTTACAAGTTCGGGAGGAATTAGACAAATTGAAATCACTTCTTATAAGGGAAGTTTTGGCCCTAGATATTTGTTAATGGTTAATTACCAACCTAACACTTGGTATCACATCAAAATTGAACATAATTTAAACACCAAAAAAGCCAAAGTATATATCGATGGAAATCTCATGACGGGAAATTACAACAGTCAAGATTATACAGAATTTGATTTAGAACCTACCGTTACTCCTATACATTTACAATTGTTAGCAGGAAATGCAGGAACAGCTAGAGCAATGTTTGATGATGTAAAAGTTTATGTAACCTCTGCTTTATCCGTAAATGATATTCCAAAAAATGAAGGCTATTTATATCTTTCTGAATCTCAAAATGAATTAATACTCAAAAACTTAAAAACGCCTCTAGAATACAACCTTTACAATGCTTCTGGCAAACTTATTAAAAAAGGAGAAATGAAAAATACTTTAAACATATCTGAGCTTCCAAAAGGAGTTTATATTTTCACTTCTTCGGATGCATCTTTTTCAAAGAAATTTTTGAAAACAAAATAG